A window of Fusarium musae strain F31 chromosome 1, whole genome shotgun sequence genomic DNA:
aatcttctccttcagttTAGACTGATTGTAGACTTTGGCGTATTTCAAAGGAGtccagccatcatcatcctccacGCTTCCAGTGACACCAGGCACGCTGATGAGCTGATTGAAGAACTCTTCTTTGCCAGCTGCAATAGCAGCATGTAGAGCTAGTTCACAAAGCTCAACGTATTGGAAGTGGTTCAAATTCTGACTTGCAGTGTTGATCGCCTTGAATATGTCCTTCTGGCCAGTTTGACAGGCCCGATACAAGGCACTCTGTCCGCGAACGCTGCCTTGAACAAGATCCAATCTGGTGTGGGGACAGAGTATTTGTGCCATTTCCCAATCTTTTGCACCGATTACATGATCTAATGGTGTCTTGACTTCATAGTCTTTGATGTTGGGATCGGCTTTTGCTTGGATCAGTTTTTTAACGAAGCCTTTGTATCTCATCGCTGCATAGCTCAGTGCCGTTCGACCAGACGGACCAGGAATATTGACGTCGATTCCCTTTTGGGCAAGAATAAAGTCGAATATTTCCTCGCTGTTGGACATGGCAGCAAGGTGTAATGGAGTTCCGAGGTCTTTGTCGTACAGATTCGGCTGAGGATAACGTTCAAAGACTGCCTTGGCGATTGGAAGTTCCTCAGACCCTATAGCCATATGCAACGCTTGTCCAGGACCCGGATCGAAAGTCAATAGCTTCTCGAGCGAGGATTGCTGGGAGCAGGCAATCGCTGTGACCAAGGGGGTCATGCCAACAACATAGGGCTCCCCCAAGTCGAGATTCATTAAGGAGTTGAGAGAAGCCCCACGTGTTACCAACTCCTCAATGCAACTCACATGGCCTTTGATTGAACAGATATGCAGCGCAGTTGCTCCTTGGTAGTCCCCATGGTTCGGGTCGGCATTAGACTCCAGAAGCTTTCTTACTGCCAGAGCATGGCCATTCTCAGCGGCTCTAGAAAGAGGTGTATGGCCGCGTTCAGACGCTATGTTGGGGTCGGCGTTGAATTCTAGCAGCTTCTCTGTAGCCTGAACATTTCCCTCCCAGGCAGCCTTTGAGAGGGGTGTATTGCCGTGTTTAGCGCATGTTACGTTGGGGTCTGCTCCATGTTCGAGTAATAGGTTAAGGAGGCTGTCACTCCACTCTTTCTCCGTATCAACAAAGGGTTCTACGATGAGACCCGTTCTCCCACATTCCTTGTCTTCGTCATTGATGGGCAATCTGGCATTCAGATTCACCTTCTCCTTCGCCTTCTCCAATAACTCGCGTATCACAGGAACTGCCTTTTCGCCATCTAGGCATGCTCGCAAGAAAGGAGTGACGCCTGCTTTGTCTGGTTCATCAACGATGATATCTGCATTAGAGTCCAGCAGCGTTCTAACAATTTCCAGGTTGTTTGATCTCATCGCTTTCGCAAAGGGAAGTAAGCCATCTCCATTCTTCAGATTTGGATCCGCTCCAGCATCAAGCAGAGTCTTTATCACATCCACGCGAGCGCTTTCGATCGCAATGTGCAACGCAGTGTCGCCAGAACTCGGGTCTATCCAGTTGAGAAGACTATTGTCTGCTGATATCGTAACCTTTACGATATCCATCCAGGCATGGTGTACGGCCAGCTGAAACAAAGCCCCGGTGATGGTCGCACGATTGTGGTCTAGAAGAAATTTCACAATGCTTTCATCGCCACTTTTTGCGGCAATCATCGCTGCTGTTTGGCTAAGTGGAACGCAGTCTAAGTTCGCCATCTTGTTTGAGGATTGtaaaggaggaggaggaggagatgcaTGCTGACTTTGGACTAGAATTGCCTCAATACACGTGACTAACTTTACTACGAAAGAGAACTAACAGCCAACACCTGGTAAAGGTTAAGTGGATTAATCAATCCTTGCCAAAACGCACGGTCAGGCGAATGATCCATCCTACAGGCATTGCCGCCCTACATTTCGACGCTCATTCGCCGTGCAGTGGACCCCCCATCAGACAAGTAGACAGGTGTGAGCGTCCATCTCACACAACCTCCCTCATCAAGCGCCTCGTAGTAAGTCCCTCCCCAAAGATCATCTCTCTTTGCACCCCGACATTCAAATCTCTCCAAGGCATTTTTGCAGCTATTCCCCAGGAAAAGGTCACTCTTGGCCTTGCACCTCTCATCCGTGGAGTTCCAGAGGGGAGGGGTATCCCAGCCGACCGAGATGAATATGCCGTGCGTGCCTTCTGTTGGGAATCGATTCACCGCAAAGTCTGGAATTCCCGT
This region includes:
- a CDS encoding hypothetical protein (EggNog:ENOG41), which produces MANLDCVPLSQTAAMIAAKSGDESIVKFLLDHNRATITGALFQLAVHHAWMDIVKVTISADNSLLNWIDPSSGDTALHIAIESARVDVIKTLLDAGADPNLKNGDGLLPFAKAMRSNNLEIVRTLLDSNADIIVDEPDKAGVTPFLRACLDGEKAVPVIRELLEKAKEKVNLNARLPINDEDKECGRTGLIVEPFVDTEKEWSDSLLNLLLEHGADPNVTCAKHGNTPLSKAAWEGNVQATEKLLEFNADPNIASERGHTPLSRAAENGHALAVRKLLESNADPNHGDYQGATALHICSIKGHVSCIEELVTRGASLNSLMNLDLGEPYVVGMTPLVTAIACSQQSSLEKLLTFDPGPGQALHMAIGSEELPIAKAVFERYPQPNLYDKDLGTPLHLAAMSNSEEIFDFILAQKGIDVNIPGPSGRTALSYAAMRYKGFVKKLIQAKADPNIKDYEVKTPLDHVIGAKDWEMAQILCPHTRLDLVQGSVRGQSALYRACQTGQKDIFKAINTASQNLNHFQYVELCELALHAAIAAGKEEFFNQLISVPGVTGSVEDDDGWTPLKYAKVYNQSKLKEKILERLQQNRVDKVGQKR